A part of Perca fluviatilis chromosome 15, GENO_Pfluv_1.0, whole genome shotgun sequence genomic DNA contains:
- the LOC120575340 gene encoding deleted in malignant brain tumors 1 protein-like, with protein sequence MCSNASDLGKCASSISHSTLLTLNCSDSVRLVNGTSLCSGRLEVKTNPSTQRWSTVCEADFDQQDAEVVCRELGCGPPSVLQGALYGEVEAPMGTKEFQCGGTESALLECGSSGSDRNTCSPGKAVGLTCPEPVRLVGGASRCTGTLELKYKGEWRPVNDYYSVLTLKEAAAACRELDCGSALSVGKRESSRRPVWLVLSSCVHSGSAQRGCATSFYSSFIQDLICSDLLLQPDISVSSSIVWVSEEAQQQGFQVFWHSNFTISCSIQPQYPGGSFQLTFTSSNSTHNYTQPAVNHSAHFLFLAAKPTHQGSYSCVYHLYVFSHNFFSESRLLSLSVIDPSDSTPFIIRVVVLLLTLLLVNIALYFYYKDSRGRSRKDRRTWSWTIITWVSLQPKEGRRKRKQLGEQSSTSTQT encoded by the exons ATGTGTTCGAATGCATCTGATCTGGGGAAGTGTGCATCATCAATTTCCCATTCCACCCTCCTGACTCTCAACTGCTCAG ACTCTGTCAGGCTGGTGAATGGGACCAGTCTGTGCTCAGGCAGACTGGAGGTGAAGACTAACCCGTCTACCCAGCGCTGGTCCACAGTGTGTGAAGCTGACTTTGACCAGCAGGATGCAGAGGTGGTCTGTAGGGAGCTTGGCTGTGGGCCTCCTTCCGTCCTCCAGGGGGCACTCTATGGAGAAGTGGAGGCTCCAATGGGGACCAAAGAGTTCCAGTGTGGAGGCACTGAGTCTGCTCTCCTGGAGTGTGGAAGCTCAGGCTCAGATAGAAACACCTGCTCACCTGGAAAAGCTGTTGGACTCACCTGCCCAG AGCCTGTCAGGTTGGTGGGAGGAGCCAGTCGCTGTACAGGAACACTGGAGCTGAAATATAAGGGagaatggagaccagtgaatgaCTATTATTCTGTCCTGACCCTGAAGGAAGCAGCTGCTGCCTGCAGAGAGTTGGACTGTGGCTCTGCTCTTTCTGTAGGAAAGAGAGAGTCCTCACGCAGACCTGTGTGGTTAGTCTTGTCAAGCTGTGTTCATTCTGGATCTGCTCAGAGGGGGTGTGCAACATCATTTTACTCTTCCTTCATACAGGATCTCATCTGCTCAG ACCTGCTGCTTCAGCCCGACATCTCTGTGTCCTCCTCCATAGTCTGGGTCTCCGAGGAGGCCCAGCAGCAGGGATTCCAGGTGTTCTGGCACTCAAACTTCACCATTAGCTGCTCCATCCAGCCACAGTACCCAGGAGGCTCCTTCCAGCTCACCTTCACCTCCTCCAACTCAACACACAACTACACCCAGCCAGCTGTCAATCACTctgcccacttcctgtttcttgcTGCAAAGCCCACCCACCAAGGAAGCTACAGCTGTGTTTATCACCTCTATGTTTTCTCTCATAATTTCTTCTCTGAGAGCCGTCTGCTCTCTCTCAGCGTCATAG ATCCATCAGATTCAACACCTTTTATCATCAGAGTGGTCGTCCTGCTGCTGACTCTGCTGTTGGTGAACATTGCCCTTTACTTCTACTACAAG GACAGCAGGGGCAGAAGCCGGAAAGACAGGAGGACATGGAGCTGGACTATTATAACCTGGGTGTCCCTGCAGCCGAAGGAGGGCCGACGGAAGAGGAAGCAGCTTGGGGAGCAGAGTAGCACCTCGACTCAAACTTga